One genomic region from Croceicoccus sp. YJ47 encodes:
- a CDS encoding TonB-dependent receptor, with translation MIGKTHRASVRFLCGGSLIALLGASQIVHAQDAVDAADPTDVVAEENVIVVTGIRASLADAQRIKRDAQGVVDAISAEDIGKFPDTNLAESLQRITGVSIDRANGEGSTVTVRGFGPEYNLVLLNGRQMPTSTLGDGASAPASRSFDFANLASEGVAGVEVYKTGRAAVPSGGIGSTINIKTPRPLDRYGLRGSIAAKGVLDSSRNGDTVITPEISGIISDTFADERFGILLSGAYQRRKASVNSASVGFRDGYVGDPAVNAANGNTWGELNPSGANIVNRPMGDDVYEIPQSAAYNLIDIDRERINGQAVLQFQPTDTLIATVDYTYSRNKVEARDSSVGIWFNFGDTSSEWTDGPNAGPVFYSENFGPGKDLSYSSALTANVSENKSLGGNLTWEAPGGVIVTLDAHHSTAESRPTNEYGSSTSIGGAIFGVQSQTVDFTGDLPIISYTMYPGIDPLDASLITPTGNAFRNAYFRDEINQVQLSGHYEHEGDILDSIDAGFSFVDNSVQSAYGFIQNETWGGVDPRGQSFGAGAVPDDFFNLVPLPSAFEGFAGSDNLPPAIYTFDFVQMAELLRSQYNICSNPQTGTVEPGTCLADFTTDRRIKERTISPFIQANLSFDILDGPAHVIAGIRYDHTQVNSSALVPIPTGTRWTGANEFAITFGDASFTRFKGDYDNWLPAIDFDMEPIDNVKLRASYSHTITRADYASLQGGLILNSNPRIGGGTGSLGNPNLVPYKSKNIDVSAEWYYSPISYMSVGFFNKDVSNFISTNQLNQTAFGLRNPGAGPRYREAVAALGTSDAVLVRDYILRNFPGSSQVTGQTEAGGNTYLTGNIFGLPEDELFNFEITQPFNSDQTANIHGWEFAIQHSFWDTGFGAILNYTIVNGDATFDKTLSPYVGQFALTGLSDSANAVAFYDKNGFQARVAYNWRDEFYAGGSVDPVFVEAYGQVDASTSYEFPNGFSIFAEAINLTGSNRRGHRRSDEFVTFAQPGYARYAAGARFTF, from the coding sequence ATGATTGGCAAGACACACCGCGCGAGCGTCCGCTTCCTTTGCGGAGGGTCGTTGATAGCGCTGCTCGGCGCTTCCCAGATCGTCCATGCCCAGGACGCGGTGGATGCCGCCGACCCGACCGACGTCGTCGCCGAGGAAAACGTGATCGTCGTCACCGGCATCCGCGCCAGCCTCGCCGATGCGCAGCGGATCAAGCGCGATGCGCAGGGCGTCGTCGATGCGATCTCGGCAGAGGACATCGGCAAGTTCCCCGACACCAACCTCGCCGAATCGTTGCAGCGTATCACCGGCGTTTCGATCGACCGGGCGAACGGCGAAGGCTCGACCGTGACGGTTCGCGGCTTTGGTCCCGAGTACAACCTCGTCCTCCTGAACGGTCGTCAGATGCCGACCAGCACGCTCGGCGACGGGGCAAGCGCGCCGGCCTCGCGCTCGTTCGATTTTGCCAATCTCGCATCCGAAGGCGTCGCCGGTGTCGAGGTCTACAAAACCGGGCGCGCCGCCGTTCCGTCGGGCGGGATCGGCTCGACCATCAATATCAAGACGCCGCGCCCGCTCGACCGCTACGGTCTGCGCGGCAGCATCGCGGCCAAGGGCGTGCTCGACAGCTCGCGCAATGGCGATACCGTCATCACGCCTGAAATTTCCGGCATCATTTCGGACACGTTCGCCGACGAACGCTTCGGCATCCTGCTGTCCGGCGCGTATCAGCGGCGCAAGGCCAGCGTGAATTCCGCCAGCGTCGGTTTTCGCGACGGCTATGTCGGCGATCCCGCGGTCAATGCGGCGAACGGCAACACCTGGGGCGAGCTCAATCCGTCGGGCGCGAACATCGTCAACCGTCCCATGGGCGACGACGTTTACGAAATCCCGCAGAGCGCGGCCTACAACCTGATCGACATCGACCGCGAGCGCATCAACGGTCAGGCCGTTCTGCAATTCCAGCCCACCGACACCCTGATCGCGACGGTCGACTACACCTATTCGCGCAACAAGGTCGAGGCGCGCGATTCCAGCGTCGGCATCTGGTTCAATTTCGGCGACACGTCGAGCGAATGGACCGATGGCCCGAACGCCGGCCCCGTGTTCTATTCCGAGAATTTCGGCCCGGGCAAGGATCTGTCCTATTCGAGTGCGCTCACCGCGAATGTCAGCGAAAACAAGTCGCTCGGCGGCAATCTCACCTGGGAGGCGCCCGGCGGCGTGATCGTCACGCTCGACGCGCACCATTCGACCGCGGAATCGCGCCCGACCAACGAATACGGGTCGAGCACGTCGATCGGCGGCGCCATTTTCGGCGTGCAGTCGCAGACCGTCGATTTCACCGGCGACCTGCCCATCATCAGCTACACGATGTATCCGGGTATCGACCCGCTCGATGCGTCGCTGATCACGCCGACGGGCAATGCCTTCCGCAACGCCTATTTCCGCGATGAGATCAACCAGGTTCAGCTTTCGGGCCATTACGAGCATGAAGGCGATATCCTCGACAGCATCGATGCCGGGTTCTCCTTCGTCGACAATAGCGTGCAGTCCGCCTACGGCTTCATTCAGAACGAGACGTGGGGCGGTGTCGATCCGCGCGGGCAGTCGTTCGGCGCGGGTGCGGTTCCCGACGATTTCTTCAACCTCGTGCCGCTGCCGAGCGCATTCGAAGGGTTCGCAGGTTCGGACAACCTGCCGCCGGCGATCTATACGTTCGATTTCGTGCAGATGGCCGAATTGTTGCGCTCGCAATATAATATCTGCAGCAATCCGCAGACCGGCACCGTGGAGCCGGGCACCTGCCTTGCCGATTTCACGACCGACCGCCGGATCAAGGAGCGGACGATCTCGCCGTTCATTCAGGCCAATCTGAGCTTCGACATCCTCGACGGTCCGGCGCATGTCATTGCCGGCATCCGCTACGATCATACGCAGGTCAATTCCTCGGCCCTGGTGCCGATCCCGACCGGCACCCGCTGGACCGGCGCGAACGAATTCGCGATTACGTTCGGCGATGCGTCGTTCACCCGGTTCAAGGGCGATTACGACAACTGGCTCCCCGCGATCGACTTCGACATGGAGCCGATCGACAATGTGAAGCTGCGCGCATCCTACAGCCACACGATCACGCGCGCCGATTATGCCAGCCTTCAGGGCGGGCTGATCCTCAATTCGAACCCGCGGATCGGCGGGGGCACCGGCTCGCTCGGCAACCCCAACCTCGTCCCCTACAAATCGAAGAATATCGACGTTTCGGCGGAGTGGTATTACAGCCCGATCAGCTACATGTCGGTCGGCTTCTTCAACAAGGACGTGTCGAACTTCATCTCCACGAATCAGCTGAACCAGACCGCGTTCGGCCTTCGCAATCCGGGTGCCGGTCCGCGTTACCGCGAAGCGGTCGCCGCGCTGGGCACGTCGGATGCGGTGCTGGTGCGCGATTACATCCTGCGCAACTTCCCCGGCTCGTCGCAGGTCACAGGGCAAACCGAGGCCGGCGGCAATACGTATCTCACCGGCAATATCTTCGGCCTGCCCGAGGACGAGCTTTTCAATTTCGAGATCACGCAACCGTTCAACAGCGACCAGACGGCCAACATCCACGGCTGGGAATTCGCGATACAGCACAGCTTCTGGGACACGGGTTTCGGCGCGATCCTGAACTATACCATCGTCAATGGCGATGCGACGTTCGACAAGACGCTGAGCCCCTATGTCGGGCAGTTCGCGCTCACCGGGCTGAGCGACAGTGCGAATGCGGTGGCGTTCTATGACAAGAACGGGTTCCAGGCGCGTGTCGCGTATAACTGGCGCGACGAATTCTATGCCGGCGGTTCTGTCGATCCGGTCTTCGTCGAGGCATATGGACAGGTCGATGCGAGCACGAGCTACGAGTTCCCGAACGGGTTCTCCATCTTTGCCGAAGCGATCAACCTCACCGGGTCCAACCGGCGCGGGCATCGGCGGTCGGACGAATTCGTGACCTTCGCACAACCGGGCTATGCCCGCTATGCGGCGGGTGCGCGGTTCACCTTCTGA
- the folK gene encoding 2-amino-4-hydroxy-6-hydroxymethyldihydropteridine diphosphokinase, with protein MSEPPWRYLVALGSNVRHAATGAPPRVVAAAMARLNTGETRVIARSRIMPSDPVGPSLRRYANAAVVVETALDPPALLSLLHGIERDFGRRRVGQKWRARTLDLDIVLWSGGRWSDRRLTIPHAQFRGRDFVLRPACDIARDWRDPVSGLSVGHLCARVLKQAS; from the coding sequence ATGTCTGAACCGCCCTGGCGCTATCTCGTGGCGCTGGGCAGCAATGTGAGGCATGCCGCCACGGGCGCACCGCCGCGCGTCGTCGCGGCCGCGATGGCGCGGCTGAACACGGGTGAGACGCGGGTGATCGCGCGGTCCCGTATCATGCCAAGCGATCCGGTCGGCCCGTCGCTCCGCCGCTATGCCAATGCGGCGGTGGTGGTGGAAACCGCGCTCGACCCGCCGGCATTGCTGAGCCTGTTGCATGGAATCGAACGGGATTTCGGACGGCGCAGGGTCGGGCAAAAATGGCGCGCGCGTACGCTCGACCTCGATATCGTGCTGTGGTCCGGGGGGCGCTGGAGCGATCGGCGGCTGACCATTCCGCATGCGCAATTCCGGGGCCGCGACTTCGTGCTGCGGCCCGCCTGCGACATTGCGCGGGACTGGCGCGATCCGGTGTCGGGATTATCGGTCGGCCATCTTTGCGCAAGAGTTTTGAAGCAAGCGTCTTGA
- the aguB gene encoding N-carbamoylputrescine amidase: MTQITVAALQCTLASHDEQDNIGQISALVEDAAARGAQIVLPPELFSGPYFCREEDEALFALARPTIEHPSVIAMRALARTLKIAIPTSFFERDGHHYYNTLAMIDADGDIMGTYRKSHIPDGPGYEEKYYFRPGNTGFKVWDLFGTRIGVGICWDQWYPETARAMALMGAEILFYPTAIGSEPYDADLDTSRMWRRAMIGHAVSNCMPVIAANRIGREGEQQTFYGHSFICDEWGDMLADFGREESGVLTAALDLSRAARHRAGMGFFRDRRPDLYRRLAEDV; this comes from the coding sequence ATGACACAGATCACCGTCGCCGCATTGCAATGCACGCTCGCCTCGCATGACGAGCAGGACAATATCGGACAGATTTCCGCGCTGGTGGAGGATGCCGCCGCCAGAGGTGCGCAGATCGTCCTCCCGCCCGAACTGTTTTCCGGGCCTTACTTTTGCCGGGAGGAGGACGAGGCGCTGTTCGCGCTCGCCCGACCCACGATCGAGCATCCCTCGGTCATTGCCATGCGCGCGCTGGCCCGGACGCTCAAAATCGCGATCCCGACCAGCTTTTTCGAGCGCGATGGCCACCATTATTACAACACGCTGGCCATGATCGATGCCGATGGCGACATCATGGGGACCTATCGCAAGAGCCATATTCCCGACGGACCGGGGTACGAGGAAAAATACTATTTCCGCCCCGGCAATACCGGGTTCAAGGTGTGGGACCTGTTCGGCACGCGCATCGGCGTCGGCATATGCTGGGACCAATGGTATCCCGAAACCGCGCGGGCGATGGCGTTGATGGGCGCCGAAATCCTGTTCTACCCGACCGCCATCGGGTCCGAACCCTATGACGCCGATCTCGACACCAGCCGCATGTGGCGCCGCGCGATGATCGGCCATGCGGTGTCCAATTGCATGCCGGTCATCGCCGCCAACCGCATCGGCCGCGAAGGCGAGCAGCAGACCTTCTACGGCCACAGCTTCATCTGCGACGAATGGGGCGACATGCTCGCCGATTTCGGGCGCGAGGAAAGCGGTGTGCTGACCGCCGCGCTCGACCTTTCGCGGGCGGCGCGGCACCGGGCCGGGATGGGGTTTTTCCGCGACCGCCGGCCCGATCTTTACCGGCGGCTTGCCGAGGATGTCTGA
- a CDS encoding class I SAM-dependent methyltransferase, with product MTILSMKMLIAAAPLALLAAPAMADHHGEGAMAAAADPAMQAALSAPVRAEDSARDPYRHPAETLAFFDVKPGMTVIDYMPAGGWYTRVLAPYLGAEGRYIGLTPDASNSDNERFAEYFAGLPGKFAESAPGWNLSGAPMTAMASDDEALDAYEGTVDRALIFREMHNLHRSGVLHGELARIRELLADDGMLGIVQHRAKPWAPASYTDGNMGYLRQQDVIALVEAHGFDLVGTSEINANPRDTADHAKGVWELAPSFASERQAELGPIGESDRMTLLFRKRP from the coding sequence ATGACGATCCTGTCCATGAAAATGCTGATTGCCGCCGCCCCGCTCGCGCTCCTGGCCGCGCCCGCGATGGCGGACCATCATGGGGAGGGAGCCATGGCCGCCGCCGCCGACCCCGCGATGCAGGCGGCCTTGTCCGCCCCCGTCCGGGCAGAGGACAGCGCGCGAGACCCCTATCGCCATCCCGCCGAAACGCTGGCGTTCTTTGACGTGAAGCCGGGGATGACGGTGATCGACTACATGCCCGCGGGTGGCTGGTACACGCGGGTGCTGGCCCCGTATCTGGGAGCGGAGGGGCGCTACATCGGCCTCACCCCCGATGCGTCGAATTCCGATAACGAACGCTTTGCCGAATATTTCGCCGGCCTGCCGGGCAAGTTCGCCGAGAGCGCGCCGGGATGGAATCTTTCGGGCGCGCCGATGACGGCCATGGCATCGGATGACGAGGCGCTCGATGCCTATGAAGGCACGGTGGACCGCGCGCTGATCTTCCGCGAAATGCACAATCTGCACCGTTCGGGCGTCCTTCACGGCGAGCTGGCCCGGATCCGCGAATTGCTCGCCGACGATGGCATGCTCGGTATCGTGCAGCACCGGGCAAAGCCGTGGGCGCCTGCGTCCTACACCGACGGCAACATGGGCTATCTGCGGCAGCAGGATGTGATCGCGCTCGTCGAGGCGCATGGTTTCGATCTTGTCGGGACGAGCGAGATCAACGCCAATCCGCGCGACACGGCCGATCATGCCAAGGGCGTGTGGGAACTCGCCCCCAGCTTTGCATCGGAGCGTCAGGCCGAGCTCGGCCCCATTGGCGAGAGTGACCGGATGACCTTGCTGTTCCGCAAGCGTCCGTGA